In Aquificaceae bacterium, the sequence TACAGACAGAAATTTTGGAGTTTACGGGAAGACGGGCAAAAGGTATGCCCACGTGGAGGATGCCCATTATATTAGCTTTGCCGAGGGGCTGAACCATGTTTATTTCCTTGACAGAGATGGAACTGTCAGTTATAGCGGTAAGAAGGACCTACTGGGGGATAACTTTCAGGAGATAGACCTGACAACCCTTGTGGCTATTATAATGGCCTCACTCATGCTTGTTGAAAAAAGAGGAAATAATGTGCTAATAAAGGAGGAAAAAGGCTACATAGACGTGCAGATAGAGGGAAGGGTCGTATCTGTGGAAGATATTATCCTGGCGCTCTCCAAATACTTTCCGGAGGTGTTTTACCTCTACAGAAATCCTGGCTACTACGAGGAGATTGATGCCTTCGCCCAGAAATTTGACCTGTTCAGAGTGGTAGGTAAAGATGTGAGGCTTAACTCGGAGCTACTTGAGAGACTTATCCAGATGCACTCAGGCTTTAGGGCCTTCGAAGAGGATATAGTCAGGTCTCTTCTTTCCCTGTAGGGTTTTACATGCCCCAGAGACCCTTCCTGTTCTCCCTTGCATACCTCTGCGCCTGCAGAAATCTCTCCTGATACTTCACGTTGGGGGGTATGGTGTAGACCATGGCGTAGCCCTCTTTTACAAGAACCTCATTGAGCATCCTGCCATCAGACAGCCACACATAAGCTAAAAGCCTCCCGTAGCGGTCTGTTTTCTGCACATCAAACTCGAGATAAACGGTTTCACCCTTCGGGAGCATCTTCTTTGTGAATTCTGCGGACAGCTTACCCATCTTGACTATTTCCTCGAGGCTCTGACCCGTCCTTTCTGCATCCCTTCTTGCCTTTGGGTTTTCCCTGCTTTCAGGCGTGTCCACCCCTATGAGCCTCACCTTAACCTCCTCACCAGAGCCCAGCGTGCAGTGAAAGGTATCACCATCCACCACATAAGCTACCTTACAGGGCGTGGTGTTTTCCACTGGAGGCTTAGAGGGTTGGCTCTTACCGCAGGAAAATAAGAACAGGAGAGCAAGTAGAAGGCTCAAAAAGCTATTCCGCATAGGTTGATATTTTAAACTGTATGCATTTTTATCTGACCCTCGGGGAGTTGTAAGCGTCAAATCCATCCAGTGCTATAATCCTCCCATGTCCTCAAAAGACAAAACCCTAAGAAGCATCTTTGACGAGCTCCCCCTCAGACTGAGCCACATACTATCCCCTGCTCCCATCACA encodes:
- a CDS encoding thermonuclease family protein, whose translation is MRNSFLSLLLALLFLFSCGKSQPSKPPVENTTPCKVAYVVDGDTFHCTLGSGEEVKVRLIGVDTPESRENPKARRDAERTGQSLEEIVKMGKLSAEFTKKMLPKGETVYLEFDVQKTDRYGRLLAYVWLSDGRMLNEVLVKEGYAMVYTIPPNVKYQERFLQAQRYARENRKGLWGM